AGCGGCATTGCCGCTCTGTGGAACAGATCCCTGCAAGTATTTTCTACCTGTTCCTTCAGTTCCGGACAGCAGTTAACAGTCAGATAATTCCTGTTTGGTTTAGCTCTGGCAAGGTATTCGGAGAAAGCCGGATCGATATCCTCAAGATCCTTGATTTCTTCATTCTGATTGACATATTTGATTCCCAGTTTCTCGAATCGTTCTTCGGATACTTTTACCGCATCAAGAGGCAGATCGACCAGAATGTATCTGGGATCAACTCCTGCCGCTTCAGCGATCATCCTTACAAGAGTAGCGGCAATCTCAGAAGGCGTTTCCTCTGATGCTCTGATTGTGTTCAGAAAAGAGATATCACTCTCATCAAGGGTTGCGGCATCTATACGGAATACCTGAGAAAAGAGCTTCTGTCTGTACTTCACTCTCCATGCCATCTCCCGCACCCACGGATCAGTTGAATCGCAGGCAAGGAAGCTTAGGATCTCATCATCGGTAAGAACATGGAAATCCTGTATTTCTCCGAGTTCGATAATACTTCTCCTTGCTGCTGCGAGCATCATCATATCTACAATCCTGGTTTTCTTATGAAGGTATACGCTGGAGTACATCTGCATTCTGGCGAAAAGGAAATCACGAATTGCTTCATGACCCTTGATAAGAAAAACTATCTCATCATTTACTACAGTCATGGTTGAGATGATCCTCTCCATCTCTATATGACCGAATGCTACTCCGGTGAAGTAGAAATCCCTCTGCAGATAATCAAGCATATCTGCATCGACTTCACCGAAGATCATCTGTTGAAGATAGCGGGGCCCCTTATATCTGCTGCAGATGAGATCCGCAACGTCTTCAGGATTGATGTCATATGATTTCAGGATATCCGGTATCCTGCCGGAACCTCTGATATTGAGAACCTGCTTACCCACCACAAGATCGGCAACGAGTCTCATGTGATCCATACCATGTATTTCGATATAGAGTGGCTCAAGAGTATGTGACCATGGTGTGTGTCCGATATCATGGAGTAAACCAGCAGCCTGCAGAATCTTACGCATTTTAAGCTGTTTATCCGCCGGGATATCGTCGATCTGTTCGAGAATGTGTTCTCCGATCTTATCCGCAAGATATGACACGCCAAGGGCATGCGATAGCCGCATGCAATGAGCTCCAGGATAGCTCTGGTAGGTTGTACCCAGTTGATGTACAAGACTGAGCCTCTGAACCTCGACTGTCTTGATAAGATCTTCCTGCAGACGGGAGAGTCTTATATTTCCATGTACAGGATCGCGAATATACATGACCTTTTTTCTGTTCGAATTTTCAGACATTATCTATTTCTCCATTCTCTGGATCATCTGCAAAGCAATTACGGGATTTTGCAGTTGCATTGTATTTCATAGCGGATAATATTCTCGATTCCGGAGGAAATTGCACATGCAGACTTATGTTGATCTTCATTTACACAGTACAGCCTCTGATGGTACTCGATCACCTTCCGAGCTGATTGAGCTTGCTGCAGAGAGAGGCTTATCCATAATCGCGATAACCGATCATGATACATTTGACGGTATTCCTCGCGGAATGGAAGCTGCTGATTCGATGGGGATAACCATGATTCCCGGTGTGGAACTGAGCGTTGATCTGGAAGAAAAAGGTTTATCCGCTCATCTGCTTGGGTATTTTCCGGGATCTGACCCTGATAAATTAATATCCGGATCAACTCCTCTTGGTAAAGCAATAACCTTCATTCAGGGAGGCAGAGAAAGAAGGAATCCCAGGATACTTGAGAAACTCAGTCATACAGGCATACATATTGATATTGATTCATTGAAACTTATTGCAGGTGGAGATGTCATCGGTCGGCCCCACATAGCAGAAGCTCTTATTGCAGGTGGACATGTGGGAAATTTCAGAGAAGCCTTTGACAGATATCTGGCAAAGGGGAAACCCGCATATGTTGACAGAGACAGACTTCCAGTTCATGAAGCAGTACGTCTAATAGCCGATGCAGACGGATTGCCTGTAATGGCTCATCCGGGATATATTCAAATGGAACCGAACG
The genomic region above belongs to Candidatus Aegiribacteria sp. and contains:
- a CDS encoding PHP domain-containing protein; the protein is MQTYVDLHLHSTASDGTRSPSELIELAAERGLSIIAITDHDTFDGIPRGMEAADSMGITMIPGVELSVDLEEKGLSAHLLGYFPGSDPDKLISGSTPLGKAITFIQGGRERRNPRILEKLSHTGIHIDIDSLKLIAGGDVIGRPHIAEALIAGGHVGNFREAFDRYLAKGKPAYVDRDRLPVHEAVRLIADADGLPVMAHPGYIQMEPNELKLFFGRMKNYGLAGIEAYYPGHSILFTRLLKEFASRYELVLTGGTDYHGRKQDAVPLGGKQDGFHITVEMVKDFLALCISENRR
- a CDS encoding HD domain-containing protein; this translates as MSENSNRKKVMYIRDPVHGNIRLSRLQEDLIKTVEVQRLSLVHQLGTTYQSYPGAHCMRLSHALGVSYLADKIGEHILEQIDDIPADKQLKMRKILQAAGLLHDIGHTPWSHTLEPLYIEIHGMDHMRLVADLVVGKQVLNIRGSGRIPDILKSYDINPEDVADLICSRYKGPRYLQQMIFGEVDADMLDYLQRDFYFTGVAFGHIEMERIISTMTVVNDEIVFLIKGHEAIRDFLFARMQMYSSVYLHKKTRIVDMMMLAAARRSIIELGEIQDFHVLTDDEILSFLACDSTDPWVREMAWRVKYRQKLFSQVFRIDAATLDESDISFLNTIRASEETPSEIAATLVRMIAEAAGVDPRYILVDLPLDAVKVSEERFEKLGIKYVNQNEEIKDLEDIDPAFSEYLARAKPNRNYLTVNCCPELKEQVENTCRDLFHRAAMPL